The bacterium genome includes a window with the following:
- a CDS encoding cation transporter, with translation MWIMLAVFAMELLGGYFSHSLSLLSDSWHVLLDGLAVLVAIWIDWKVSNNHAAEDRWRTRGVRAQGFLLLIIAGWIAIEAWRRMSGQESIASTMMIVVASIGMIANYFQHRILTKGKENSTRTSLDVHILFDLGQSAAVVVGGILIAISGILAIDLIVSGILATIMIISGLLMFFIPKLFGHNHKHHH, from the coding sequence TTGTGGATTATGTTGGCGGTCTTCGCGATGGAGTTGCTTGGCGGCTATTTTTCCCACAGCCTATCGCTACTCTCTGACTCTTGGCACGTTCTTTTGGATGGCTTGGCGGTCTTGGTGGCGATTTGGATAGATTGGAAAGTTTCAAATAACCACGCAGCCGAAGATCGCTGGAGGACTCGCGGAGTGCGGGCGCAAGGATTTCTTTTGCTGATTATTGCCGGCTGGATTGCCATTGAGGCTTGGCGACGGATGTCAGGTCAAGAATCAATCGCCTCCACCATGATGATTGTCGTAGCCTCCATCGGAATGATTGCAAATTATTTTCAGCACCGCATCCTCACGAAAGGGAAGGAAAATTCCACCCGCACAAGCTTAGACGTCCACATTCTTTTTGATCTGGGCCAGAGCGCGGCGGTTGTGGTTGGCGGCATCCTGATTGCCATCAGCGGAATTCTGGCAATTGATTTGATTGTTTCCGGAATTCTGGCGACTATCATGATTATTTCCGGCCTGTTGATGTTTTTCATACCAAAACTGTTTGGCCATAACCATAAACATCATCATTAA
- a CDS encoding O-antigen ligase family protein — MPAIRAMWQKLLSNFPKYSFYIFLASIPFGARVLVYQFTTGFDEYETIFVYLSDILMVLFLVVAAQHSNILQNVRMWAGENKALGVFLFFVFLSVFWALSREIALYNFVRLVLLATTALVTAKLLYAGGGSFSEGKTRIVKFEGILAVLAASSVVQSLVGIIQFIKQEGLGLARLGEPLIGPNVGGAAKIIAEGGKILRAYGTLPHPNVLAAFLVIGLLAIYYFWLCRPSELAPLEAAPALARPKGLRGGLPLTGWNTLVSDVFFGVGIFIIILGLTLAFSRAAWIVADLATLAVLLHAFISRKNWIQAVRLTILLAAITVILFSGFKNFILPRAQISPNEPAVTQRIGYNDIARGLIKDNLLGVGVGNQVLYSVKNNIYQQAGMNQAWQWQPIHNIYLLMASEIGILGLIAFLLFTGKLLISVAPVVSRQSSVVPFIMLCSLLALGLFDHFLWTLQPGRLMLWLTIGLVMGLNITSKRS; from the coding sequence TTGCCGGCGATCCGAGCGATGTGGCAGAAATTACTATCGAATTTTCCTAAGTATTCATTTTATATATTCCTAGCCTCGATTCCATTTGGGGCGAGGGTTTTAGTCTATCAATTCACGACGGGTTTTGATGAATATGAAACAATCTTCGTTTATTTGAGCGATATTTTAATGGTTTTGTTCCTGGTTGTCGCGGCGCAACATTCTAACATTCTGCAGAATGTTAGAATGTGGGCCGGGGAGAACAAAGCTCTTGGCGTATTTTTATTTTTCGTATTCTTGTCGGTATTCTGGGCGCTATCCCGCGAGATAGCACTTTATAATTTTGTTCGATTGGTTCTGCTCGCGACCACAGCATTGGTTACGGCAAAGCTATTGTACGCCGGAGGCGGATCATTCTCCGAAGGAAAAACCAGAATAGTGAAATTTGAGGGGATTCTAGCGGTATTAGCCGCGTCGTCAGTCGTCCAGTCGTTAGTTGGGATTATCCAGTTCATTAAGCAGGAAGGTCTGGGTCTGGCGCGTCTGGGTGAGCCGCTGATCGGGCCGAATGTCGGAGGGGCGGCAAAAATTATCGCTGAAGGCGGGAAGATCCTGCGGGCTTATGGCACACTTCCTCATCCAAACGTGCTGGCGGCCTTTTTAGTAATCGGGTTGCTGGCAATATATTATTTCTGGCTTTGTCGGCCGAGCGAACTGGCCCCGTTAGAGGCCGCGCCCGCGCTTGCGCGCCCGAAGGGCCTTAGGGGCGGGCTGCCTCTAACGGGGTGGAATACTTTAGTTAGTGATGTTTTCTTTGGAGTAGGAATTTTTATAATTATTTTAGGACTCACCCTCGCTTTCTCCCGCGCGGCTTGGATTGTAGCCGACCTCGCTACGCTGGCGGTTTTGCTCCACGCTTTTATCTCTAGGAAGAATTGGATTCAGGCGGTCCGGCTGACTATTTTGTTGGCGGCAATTACGGTTATTTTATTTTCAGGATTCAAAAATTTTATTTTACCCCGTGCCCAGATTAGCCCCAACGAACCGGCGGTCACACAGAGAATCGGCTACAACGATATTGCCCGAGGCCTGATAAAAGATAATTTGTTGGGAGTAGGCGTCGGCAATCAGGTTTTGTATTCAGTGAAAAATAATATATATCAGCAGGCTGGCATGAATCAGGCGTGGCAATGGCAGCCAATCCATAATATTTATTTATTAATGGCTTCGGAGATTGGAATTTTGGGGTTAATTGCCTTTTTATTGTTTACCGGCAAACTTCTGATTTCTGTTGCCCCAGTCGTCAGTCGTCAGTCGTCAGTCGTCCCGTTTATAATGCTTTGCTCTTTGCTGGCGCTGGGTTTATTTGACCACTTCCTCTGGACTCTCCAGCCGGGGAGGTTAATGTTGTGGTTGACGATTGGGCTGGTGATGGGTTTGAATATCACAAGTAAGCGCTCATAG